In Serratia sp. FDAARGOS_506, a genomic segment contains:
- the ydfG gene encoding bifunctional NADP-dependent 3-hydroxy acid dehydrogenase/3-hydroxypropionate dehydrogenase YdfG, producing MIIFVTGATSGFGEAIARRFIREGHQVIAAGRRLERLEELRDELGQALHIVRLDVRNRAAIQQAIEALPAELRQIDVLVNNAGLALGLEPAHKANADDWETMIDTNAKGLVNMTRALLPAMVERNVGHVINIGSTAANWPYAGGNVYGATKAFVKQFSLGLRADLHGTRIRVTDIEPGLVGGTEFSNVRFKGDDGKVNKTYEGADALTPEDIAESVFWVATLPARVNINTLEMMPVSQSFAGLNIHRGA from the coding sequence ATGATTATTTTTGTTACCGGCGCCACCTCCGGTTTCGGCGAGGCCATTGCGCGCCGTTTTATTCGTGAAGGCCATCAGGTGATCGCTGCCGGGCGCCGCCTTGAGCGTCTCGAAGAGCTGCGGGACGAATTAGGCCAAGCGCTGCACATCGTGCGGCTCGACGTGCGCAACCGCGCCGCCATTCAGCAGGCGATTGAGGCACTGCCGGCCGAGCTGCGCCAGATCGACGTGCTGGTGAACAACGCCGGGCTGGCGCTGGGGCTGGAGCCGGCGCACAAGGCCAACGCCGATGACTGGGAAACCATGATCGACACCAACGCCAAAGGGTTGGTGAACATGACCCGCGCGCTGCTGCCGGCCATGGTCGAGCGCAACGTCGGCCATGTGATCAACATCGGCTCCACCGCCGCCAACTGGCCTTACGCCGGCGGCAACGTGTACGGCGCCACCAAAGCGTTCGTCAAGCAATTCAGCCTGGGCCTGCGCGCCGATCTGCACGGCACGCGCATCCGCGTGACCGATATCGAGCCGGGCCTGGTGGGCGGCACCGAATTCTCCAACGTGCGCTTCAAGGGCGATGACGGCAAGGTCAACAAAACCTATGAAGGCGCCGATGCGCTGACGCCGGAAGACATCGCCGAGTCCGTGTTTTGGGTCGCGACGCTGCCGGCGCGCGTCAACATCAACACGCTGGAAATGATGCCGGTCAGCCAGTCCTTCGCCGGGCTGAACATCCACCGCGGCGCCTGA
- a CDS encoding glycine betaine ABC transporter substrate-binding protein gives MFGAAAWAAPLTLASKNFTEQRILSAITVQYLRAKGFQVEPKTNLATVITRNAMINKQIDMTWEYTGTSLIIFNHINKRMSPQETYATVKKLDAKLGLVWLQPADMNNTYAFAMQRRRAEKEQIRTMSQLVAKVEQVRKTDPKHNWLLGLDLEFAGRSDGLKPMQALYDMPLDRPQIRQMDPGLVYNAIRDGFVDAGLVYTTDGRVKGFDLQVLEDDKGYFPSYAVTPVVRADVLQNTPGLEDALNTLSKQFNNQVITELNAKVDIDYQTPQQVADAFLKQRGLI, from the coding sequence ATGTTCGGCGCGGCCGCCTGGGCCGCCCCGCTGACGCTGGCGAGCAAGAACTTTACCGAACAGCGCATTCTGTCGGCGATCACCGTGCAATATCTGCGGGCCAAAGGTTTTCAGGTCGAACCCAAAACCAATCTGGCCACGGTGATCACCCGCAACGCGATGATCAACAAACAGATCGACATGACCTGGGAATACACCGGCACCTCGCTGATCATCTTTAACCACATCAATAAACGCATGTCGCCTCAGGAGACCTACGCCACAGTGAAAAAGCTCGACGCCAAGCTCGGCCTGGTGTGGCTGCAGCCGGCGGACATGAACAACACCTACGCTTTCGCCATGCAGCGCCGGCGCGCGGAAAAAGAGCAGATTCGCACGATGTCGCAGCTGGTAGCCAAAGTGGAACAAGTGCGTAAAACCGACCCGAAACATAATTGGCTGCTGGGGCTGGATCTGGAATTTGCCGGCCGCTCGGACGGCCTGAAACCGATGCAGGCGCTGTACGACATGCCGCTGGATCGCCCGCAAATCCGCCAGATGGATCCCGGCCTGGTTTACAACGCTATCCGCGACGGCTTCGTCGATGCCGGGTTGGTGTACACCACCGACGGCCGGGTGAAAGGCTTCGATTTGCAGGTGCTCGAAGACGACAAGGGCTATTTCCCGAGCTATGCGGTCACGCCGGTGGTGCGCGCCGACGTGTTGCAAAACACGCCGGGGCTGGAAGATGCGCTGAACACGCTGTCGAAACAGTTCAACAATCAGGTGATCACCGAGCTTAACGCCAAGGTGGATATCGACTACCAGACGCCGCAACAGGTCGCCGACGCGTTCCTCAAGCAACGCGGCCTGATTTAG
- a CDS encoding MDR family MFS transporter, whose translation MTNNVSPAPIAHRPLILIACMLAMFMSAIEATIVATAMPTIIGDLGGFSLLGWVFAVYLLAQAITIPIYGRLADLYGRKRVFFFGATLFLLGSVLCGFAPDMYWLIGFRLLQGLGAGAIMPIASTIIGDIYSATERPKVMGYLSSVWGVSAIIGPLLGAFIVQHLPWALVFWVNLPIGLLAMFFLWRYLPAHQQLRRHALDLAGTAWLTLFVSALLLALLQMESLGWWVAPLLALAAASLALLVRQERRAVEPLFPLALWQSRVIVAGNIGGLVIGAAMMGISAFLPTFIQGVMGGSPLEAGTTLALMSIGWPLASTLSGRLMLMTSYRATALLGALLLVAGGLILLMLQPNGGLLWGRVAAFMVGAGMGLCNTTFLVSVQNAAHYSIRGIATACTVFTRMVGSAIGTAILGATLNLNLQWRLPEIDDPVQRLMEPAARQSMGSEALAQLTQQVAASLHWVFLASALVSLLALAAAMLIPARCRPQGEEEEAEQA comes from the coding sequence ATGACAAATAACGTTTCACCCGCACCCATCGCCCACCGCCCGTTGATTCTGATCGCCTGCATGCTGGCGATGTTCATGTCGGCGATCGAAGCCACCATCGTCGCCACTGCCATGCCGACCATCATCGGCGATCTCGGCGGTTTCTCGCTGTTGGGCTGGGTGTTCGCGGTCTATTTGCTGGCGCAGGCGATCACCATTCCCATCTACGGGCGGCTGGCGGATCTCTACGGCCGCAAGCGGGTGTTCTTCTTCGGCGCCACGCTGTTCCTGTTGGGATCGGTGCTGTGCGGCTTCGCCCCCGACATGTATTGGCTGATCGGCTTCCGTTTATTGCAGGGGCTGGGCGCCGGCGCCATCATGCCGATCGCCTCCACCATCATCGGCGACATCTACAGCGCCACCGAGCGGCCGAAGGTGATGGGCTACCTGTCGAGCGTGTGGGGCGTGTCGGCGATCATCGGCCCGCTGCTGGGCGCGTTTATCGTGCAGCATCTGCCGTGGGCGCTGGTGTTCTGGGTCAACCTGCCGATCGGCCTGCTGGCGATGTTCTTCCTCTGGCGCTATCTGCCGGCGCATCAGCAGCTGCGGCGGCACGCGCTGGATCTGGCGGGCACCGCCTGGCTGACGCTGTTCGTTTCGGCGCTGCTGCTGGCGCTGTTGCAGATGGAAAGCCTGGGATGGTGGGTGGCGCCGTTGCTTGCGCTGGCGGCGGCGTCGCTGGCGTTGCTTGTCCGCCAGGAGCGGCGTGCGGTCGAACCGCTATTCCCGCTGGCGCTGTGGCAAAGCCGGGTGATCGTCGCCGGTAACATCGGCGGGCTGGTGATCGGCGCGGCGATGATGGGCATCAGCGCCTTCCTGCCGACCTTCATTCAGGGCGTGATGGGCGGTTCGCCGTTGGAGGCGGGCACCACGCTGGCGCTGATGTCGATCGGTTGGCCGCTGGCCAGCACGCTGAGTGGCCGTTTGATGCTGATGACCTCGTATCGCGCTACGGCGCTGCTGGGGGCGCTGCTGTTGGTAGCGGGTGGCCTGATCCTGCTGATGCTGCAGCCGAACGGCGGCCTGCTGTGGGGCCGGGTGGCGGCGTTTATGGTCGGCGCCGGCATGGGGCTGTGCAACACCACGTTTTTAGTGTCGGTGCAGAACGCGGCGCATTACAGCATTCGCGGCATCGCCACTGCCTGTACGGTGTTTACCCGCATGGTGGGGTCGGCTATCGGCACCGCCATTCTGGGCGCCACGCTGAACCTCAACCTGCAGTGGCGTTTGCCGGAGATTGACGATCCGGTGCAGCGGCTGATGGAGCCGGCGGCGCGGCAGAGCATGGGGAGCGAAGCGCTGGCGCAGCTGACCCAGCAGGTGGCGGCTTCGCTGCATTGGGTGTTTTTGGCGTCAGCGTTGGTATCGCTGCTGGCGCTGGCGGCGGCGATGCTGATCCCGGCGCGCTGTCGGCCACAGGGCGAAGAGGAAGAGGCGGAGCAGGCGTAA
- a CDS encoding GNAT family N-acetyltransferase, producing the protein MNHNDLSQCRVDTDRLLIAPFTAADADDVYQAITPTLTRFMTFEPEASPEDFANVWQGWLPLMREGEEVIFVARRREDRQFVGVGGAHNLRSRTPELGIWVKEGLHGQGYGREIVQSIARWATERFQPPHLVYPVAEQNTASRRLAESLGGVLAGRCERIKYDAVVYHLPPQH; encoded by the coding sequence ATGAATCATAATGACCTTTCTCAGTGCCGCGTTGACACCGACCGTTTGTTGATTGCCCCCTTTACCGCAGCAGACGCCGATGATGTTTACCAGGCGATCACCCCCACTCTGACGCGCTTCATGACCTTTGAGCCGGAAGCGTCGCCGGAAGATTTCGCCAACGTCTGGCAAGGCTGGCTGCCGCTGATGCGCGAAGGCGAAGAAGTGATCTTCGTCGCCCGTCGGCGCGAAGACCGGCAGTTCGTCGGCGTCGGCGGCGCGCATAACCTGCGCAGCCGCACCCCGGAGTTGGGCATCTGGGTGAAAGAGGGCCTGCACGGCCAGGGCTACGGCCGCGAAATCGTGCAGAGTATCGCGCGCTGGGCCACCGAACGCTTTCAGCCGCCGCACCTCGTCTACCCGGTGGCCGAACAGAATACCGCCAGCCGCCGTCTGGCCGAATCGCTGGGTGGCGTGCTGGCCGGCCGCTGTGAACGCATCAAGTATGACGCCGTGGTCTACCACCTGCCGCCTCAGCATTGA
- a CDS encoding ABC transporter permease, giving the protein MHKSAPYRRLLLGSLLFIAVIALLVYGIGWETLKSRREDLIYLGQQHMFLVVCSMLLSLLVGIPSGILLSRPFARRWAEHVMQIFNVGNTLPPLAVLALAMVIIGIGDRPAVVALFLASLLPIVRNTYAGLRSVPPALVEAANGIGMTAGQRLRQVELPNALPVIFAGVRIAMAINVGTAPLAFLIGASSYGELIFPGIYLNDFPTLILGAAATALIALLLDLALAGLGRRLSPHTAS; this is encoded by the coding sequence ATGCACAAGTCAGCGCCATACCGGCGCCTGCTCCTCGGGAGCCTGCTGTTCATCGCCGTCATTGCGCTGCTGGTTTACGGCATCGGTTGGGAGACCCTCAAGTCGCGCCGGGAAGATTTGATTTACCTCGGCCAGCAGCACATGTTCCTGGTGGTGTGTTCCATGCTGCTGTCGCTGCTGGTCGGCATTCCCAGCGGCATCCTGCTGAGCCGCCCCTTCGCCCGCCGCTGGGCGGAGCACGTGATGCAGATCTTTAACGTCGGCAACACCCTGCCGCCGCTGGCGGTGTTGGCGCTGGCGATGGTGATCATCGGCATCGGTGACCGGCCGGCGGTGGTGGCGCTGTTCCTCGCCTCACTGCTGCCTATCGTGCGCAATACCTATGCCGGCCTGCGTTCGGTGCCGCCGGCGCTGGTCGAGGCCGCCAACGGTATTGGCATGACAGCCGGGCAACGGCTGCGCCAGGTCGAACTGCCCAACGCACTGCCGGTGATCTTCGCCGGGGTGCGCATCGCGATGGCGATCAACGTCGGCACTGCGCCGCTGGCGTTTTTGATCGGCGCCAGCAGCTACGGCGAACTGATCTTCCCCGGCATCTACCTGAACGACTTCCCGACGCTGATCCTCGGCGCCGCCGCCACCGCGCTGATCGCCCTGCTGCTCGATCTGGCGCTGGCCGGACTCGGCCGCCGGCTCAGCCCACATACCGCATCCTGA
- a CDS encoding YnfA family protein: MLKTTLLFFATALAEIIGCFLPYLWLKKQGSAWLLLPAALSLMLFVWLLTLHPAASGRVYAAYGGVYVATALLWLRVVDGVKLSALDWVGAGVALAGMLIIVSGWRAA, translated from the coding sequence ATGTTAAAAACCACGCTGTTGTTTTTCGCCACCGCTCTGGCTGAAATTATCGGCTGTTTCCTGCCTTATCTTTGGCTCAAGAAACAGGGCAGCGCCTGGCTATTGCTGCCGGCGGCATTGAGCCTGATGTTGTTTGTCTGGCTGTTGACGCTGCATCCGGCGGCCAGCGGGCGGGTCTACGCGGCCTACGGCGGCGTGTATGTGGCGACGGCGCTGCTGTGGCTGCGGGTGGTGGACGGCGTGAAGCTGTCGGCGCTGGACTGGGTAGGGGCCGGGGTGGCGCTGGCAGGCATGCTGATCATCGTTTCCGGTTGGCGCGCGGCCTGA
- the clcB gene encoding voltage-gated ClC-type chloride channel ClcB, translating to MKRLVHLHHYRALLRSLFIAVFIGVAAALAVWLFHRSMIGLEWLLLGNADGSLVAAAAALPGWRRALTPALGGLAAGLLLYIHQRYRHQRPAAPTDYMEAIETGNGKLDTGASLVKCLASLLVVSSGSAIGREGAMILLAALVGSLFAQRFTHEKEWKLWVACAAAAGMASAYHAPLAGSLFIAEILFGTLMLASLGPVVIAAVSALLMTNLLNGGQAPLYLVTPLSAPLPTQYLLMALVGVVAGAGGPLFLWLMTATGHAFRSLRLKPPLQLALGGLIVGLLSLLFPQVWGNGYSVVQALLIAPPGVLLLGAILVCKLLAILASSGSGAPGGVFTPTLFVGAALGSIIGQLFGLWPGMDAAVPLLLALTGMATLLAATTHAPIMAALMVFEMTGEYALLPGILLSCVIATTVSRGLRPVSVYHSAPPPKREA from the coding sequence ATGAAAAGATTGGTCCACCTGCACCACTATCGCGCCCTGTTGCGCAGCCTGTTTATCGCCGTGTTCATCGGCGTCGCCGCCGCTCTGGCGGTGTGGCTGTTCCACCGTTCGATGATTGGCCTCGAGTGGCTGCTGCTCGGCAATGCCGACGGCAGCCTGGTGGCCGCCGCCGCCGCGCTGCCCGGCTGGCGGCGCGCCCTCACTCCCGCGCTGGGCGGCCTGGCGGCGGGCCTGCTGCTGTATATTCACCAGCGCTATCGCCACCAGCGCCCGGCGGCGCCCACCGACTATATGGAAGCGATTGAGACCGGCAACGGCAAGCTGGACACCGGCGCCAGTCTGGTGAAGTGCCTGGCGTCGCTGCTGGTGGTGTCGAGCGGCAGCGCCATCGGCCGCGAAGGCGCGATGATCCTGCTGGCGGCGCTGGTGGGCTCGCTGTTCGCTCAGCGCTTTACGCACGAGAAAGAGTGGAAACTGTGGGTGGCCTGCGCCGCCGCCGCCGGGATGGCCAGCGCCTATCATGCGCCGCTGGCGGGCAGCCTGTTTATCGCCGAGATCCTGTTCGGCACCCTGATGCTGGCCTCGCTCGGCCCGGTGGTAATCGCCGCGGTCAGCGCGCTGCTGATGACCAACCTGCTCAACGGCGGCCAGGCGCCGCTCTATCTGGTAACGCCGCTTTCCGCCCCCTTGCCGACGCAATACCTGCTGATGGCGCTGGTCGGCGTGGTGGCCGGCGCCGGCGGGCCGCTGTTTTTATGGCTGATGACCGCCACCGGCCACGCCTTCCGCTCGCTGCGGTTGAAGCCGCCGCTGCAGCTGGCGTTGGGCGGCCTGATCGTCGGGCTGCTTTCGCTGCTGTTTCCGCAGGTATGGGGCAATGGTTACAGCGTGGTGCAGGCGCTGCTGATCGCGCCGCCGGGGGTGCTGCTGCTGGGGGCTATCCTGGTGTGCAAGCTGTTGGCGATCCTCGCCAGCAGCGGGTCAGGCGCGCCGGGCGGGGTCTTCACCCCGACGCTGTTCGTCGGCGCCGCCCTCGGTTCGATCATCGGTCAGCTGTTTGGCCTGTGGCCGGGCATGGATGCGGCAGTGCCGCTGCTGCTGGCGCTGACCGGCATGGCTACCTTGCTTGCCGCCACCACCCATGCGCCGATCATGGCGGCGCTGATGGTGTTTGAAATGACCGGCGAATACGCCCTGCTGCCCGGCATTCTGCTCTCGTGCGTGATCGCCACCACCGTGTCGCGCGGCCTGCGGCCGGTGTCGGTGTATCATTCGGCGCCGCCGCCCAAACGCGAAGCTTAG
- a CDS encoding DUF1283 family protein has protein sequence MKTFSTQRLLRGMLPVAMLAVMGAWQAPALAATCTQGSTCVTVDGKGSGAMSTEEARQSKEQWNDTKTLRHKVNTRIEKEFDKADRAADDEDRCNDSNNVNAYWEPDTRKCLDRQTGRRIIP, from the coding sequence ATGAAAACATTTTCGACCCAACGACTGCTGCGCGGGATGCTGCCGGTCGCCATGCTGGCCGTAATGGGCGCCTGGCAGGCGCCGGCGCTGGCCGCCACCTGCACTCAGGGCAGCACCTGTGTCACCGTCGATGGCAAAGGCAGCGGCGCGATGAGCACCGAAGAAGCGCGCCAGAGCAAAGAGCAGTGGAATGATACCAAAACCCTGCGCCATAAGGTTAACACTCGCATAGAGAAAGAGTTCGACAAGGCCGATCGCGCGGCGGATGACGAAGATCGCTGCAACGACAGCAACAACGTCAACGCGTACTGGGAGCCGGACACCCGTAAATGCCTGGATCGCCAGACCGGGCGTCGGATTATTCCTTAA
- a CDS encoding DUF1161 domain-containing protein codes for MKKTLILTAVLLAGAPLAALASCESVKADISQKIVNNGVPESGFKLEIVPNDQADQAGGQVVGHCENDTQKIVYTRLNNGDDRGDAAQTGTSQDTSNTQ; via the coding sequence ATGAAGAAAACGCTGATATTAACCGCTGTGTTGCTGGCCGGCGCCCCCCTGGCGGCCCTGGCCTCCTGCGAAAGCGTGAAAGCGGACATTTCGCAAAAAATCGTCAATAACGGCGTTCCGGAGTCCGGCTTCAAACTGGAGATCGTGCCTAACGATCAGGCCGACCAAGCGGGCGGCCAAGTGGTCGGCCACTGCGAAAACGACACACAGAAGATCGTCTATACCCGCCTGAACAACGGCGACGATCGCGGTGACGCAGCGCAGACCGGCACCAGCCAGGACACCTCCAACACGCAGTAA
- the osmV gene encoding osmoprotectant ABC transporter ATP-binding protein OsmV: MIKLENLTKQFMQKNGTPFNAVDNINLDVPEGEICVLLGPSGCGKTTTLKMINRLIEPSGGTILINGEDTSALDTVSLRRKIGYVIQQIGLFPNMTIEENITVVPRMLGWDKKRCHDRAEELMSMVALDPKRFLHRYPKEMSGGQQQRIGVIRALAADPPVLLMDEPFGAVDPINRETIQNEFLDMQRQLKKTVMLVSHDIDEALKLGDRIAVFRQGKIVQNASADELLARPANEFVASFVGQDRTLKRLLLVQAGDVADQQETVTVRRETPLVEAFGLMDDIDARSVTVVDADGKPLGYVKRREARGAPGVCADSLHRFRVTARAEENLRVVLSKLYEHNTSWMPIVDEDGRYSGEISQDYIADYLSSGRTRRVLTPQ, encoded by the coding sequence ATGATTAAATTGGAAAATCTGACCAAACAGTTCATGCAGAAGAACGGCACGCCGTTCAACGCCGTCGACAACATCAATCTGGACGTGCCGGAAGGCGAAATCTGCGTGCTGCTCGGCCCTTCCGGCTGTGGCAAAACCACCACGCTGAAGATGATCAACCGCCTGATCGAACCCAGCGGCGGCACTATTCTGATCAACGGTGAAGACACCAGCGCACTGGATACCGTCAGCCTGCGCCGCAAAATCGGCTACGTCATCCAGCAGATCGGCCTGTTCCCCAACATGACCATCGAGGAGAACATCACCGTGGTGCCGCGCATGCTGGGCTGGGACAAAAAACGCTGCCACGATCGCGCCGAGGAGTTGATGAGCATGGTGGCGCTGGATCCCAAGCGCTTTTTGCACCGCTACCCGAAAGAGATGTCCGGCGGACAGCAGCAGCGCATCGGCGTAATCCGCGCGCTGGCGGCCGATCCGCCGGTGCTGCTGATGGATGAACCCTTCGGCGCAGTGGATCCGATCAACCGCGAAACCATCCAGAACGAGTTTCTCGACATGCAGCGCCAGCTGAAAAAGACCGTGATGCTGGTGAGCCACGACATCGATGAAGCGCTGAAACTCGGCGATCGCATCGCGGTGTTCCGCCAAGGCAAAATCGTACAGAACGCCAGCGCCGATGAGCTGCTGGCGCGGCCGGCGAACGAGTTCGTCGCCTCCTTTGTCGGCCAAGACCGCACGCTGAAGCGCCTGCTGCTGGTGCAGGCCGGCGACGTGGCCGATCAGCAGGAAACGGTGACGGTGCGGCGGGAGACGCCGCTAGTGGAAGCGTTCGGGCTGATGGACGATATCGACGCCCGCTCGGTGACGGTGGTGGACGCCGACGGCAAGCCGCTGGGATACGTCAAACGCCGGGAGGCGCGCGGCGCGCCGGGCGTTTGCGCCGACAGCCTGCACCGTTTCCGCGTCACCGCACGGGCGGAGGAGAACCTGCGCGTGGTGCTGTCGAAGCTGTACGAGCACAACACCTCCTGGATGCCGATCGTCGATGAAGACGGCCGCTACAGCGGCGAAATCTCGCAGGATTACATCGCCGACTACCTGAGCTCCGGCCGCACGCGCCGGGTGCTGACGCCGCAATAA
- the osmW gene encoding osmoprotectant ABC transporter permease OsmW, producing MNTLLYAWQNWAYIAGLTLEHLLLVGVAVGLAILIGVPLGVLIVRHKWLATPVLSLATLVLTVPSIALFGLMIPLFSLIGHGIGYVPAITAVFLYSLLPIVRNTHTALDNLPGGLREAGRGIGMTFWQRLRWVEIPVALPVIFGGIRTAVVMNIGVMAIAAVIGAGGLGLLLLNGISSSDIRQLITGAVMISLLAIVLDWLLHRLQIALTPKGIRS from the coding sequence ATGAATACCCTACTTTACGCCTGGCAAAACTGGGCCTATATCGCCGGATTGACGCTGGAGCACCTGCTGCTGGTGGGCGTCGCCGTCGGCCTGGCGATCCTGATCGGCGTGCCGCTCGGCGTGCTGATCGTTCGCCACAAATGGCTGGCGACGCCGGTGCTGAGCCTGGCCACGCTGGTGCTGACCGTACCCTCCATCGCCCTGTTCGGGCTGATGATCCCGCTGTTTTCCTTAATCGGCCACGGCATCGGCTACGTCCCGGCGATCACCGCGGTGTTCCTCTACTCGCTGCTGCCGATCGTGCGCAACACCCACACCGCGCTCGACAACCTGCCCGGCGGGCTGCGTGAAGCCGGCCGCGGCATCGGCATGACGTTCTGGCAACGCCTGCGCTGGGTAGAGATCCCGGTGGCGCTGCCGGTGATTTTCGGTGGTATTCGCACCGCCGTGGTGATGAATATCGGCGTGATGGCGATAGCCGCGGTGATCGGCGCCGGCGGCCTCGGCCTGCTGCTGCTCAACGGCATCAGCAGCAGCGATATCCGCCAGTTGATTACCGGCGCCGTGATGATCAGCCTGCTGGCGATCGTCCTCGATTGGTTATTGCACCGCTTGCAAATTGCGCTAACGCCCAAGGGGATCCGCTCATGA